The proteins below are encoded in one region of Paenibacillus sp. YYML68:
- a CDS encoding glutamate-1-semialdehyde 2,1-aminomutase, with the protein MSIEPQAAASAARPRSEVLYGEALEHIVGGVNSPSRSFKAVGGGAPVFMKRGQGAYFWDEDANRYIDYLAAYGPVILGHAHPHVTAAICRAAENGTLYGTPTELEITFARMLKEAIPSLDKVRFVNSGTEAVMTTIRVARAYTGRNKIVKFAGCYHGHSDLVLVAAGSGPSTLGIPDSAGIPISIAHEVITVPFNDSKALEEALDRWGDDIAAVMVEPIVGNFGMVMPKHGFLEALCAAARRNGSLVIYDEVITAFRFHYGSAQTFDGLPEGTDYQAIEPDLTALGKIIGGGLPIGAYGGRADIMSQVAPLGPAYQAGTMAGNPASISAGIACLEALQQSGTYERLDRLGAMLGDGLAAAAAAHGIPLTINRIRGALSTHFCAHPVTNYEEAQLSDSEQFAAFFRLMLAKGICLAPSKYEAWFLTTAHTEDDIRATLAAADAAFGQLVRG; encoded by the coding sequence ATGTCTATCGAACCACAAGCTGCAGCTTCTGCAGCCAGACCCCGCTCCGAGGTGCTGTACGGCGAAGCGCTGGAGCACATTGTCGGCGGGGTGAACAGCCCCTCGCGCTCGTTCAAGGCAGTCGGCGGCGGCGCACCCGTATTCATGAAGCGCGGCCAAGGCGCGTACTTCTGGGATGAGGACGCCAACCGCTATATCGACTACTTGGCCGCCTACGGCCCGGTTATTCTCGGTCACGCGCATCCGCACGTCACAGCGGCCATCTGCCGCGCCGCCGAGAACGGAACGCTGTACGGCACCCCGACCGAGCTCGAGATTACGTTCGCCCGCATGCTGAAGGAAGCGATCCCATCGCTTGATAAGGTTCGCTTCGTCAATTCCGGCACCGAGGCAGTCATGACAACGATTCGCGTCGCCCGCGCCTACACGGGGCGCAACAAGATCGTCAAGTTCGCTGGCTGCTACCACGGCCATTCCGATCTCGTGCTCGTCGCCGCAGGCTCGGGTCCATCGACGCTCGGCATTCCCGACAGCGCGGGCATCCCGATCAGCATTGCGCATGAAGTCATCACGGTGCCGTTCAACGATTCGAAGGCGCTCGAGGAGGCGCTGGATCGGTGGGGAGACGATATCGCCGCAGTTATGGTCGAGCCGATCGTCGGTAATTTCGGCATGGTCATGCCGAAGCACGGCTTCCTGGAGGCGCTGTGTGCTGCCGCCCGTCGCAACGGCTCCCTCGTCATCTACGACGAGGTCATTACCGCGTTCCGCTTCCATTATGGCTCCGCCCAGACGTTCGACGGCCTGCCGGAAGGGACCGACTACCAAGCCATTGAACCCGATCTGACCGCTCTAGGCAAAATTATCGGCGGCGGCCTCCCCATCGGCGCTTACGGCGGCCGCGCGGACATCATGTCGCAGGTCGCTCCGCTCGGACCCGCGTACCAAGCAGGCACGATGGCGGGTAACCCCGCCTCGATCTCAGCGGGCATCGCCTGCCTCGAGGCGCTGCAGCAGTCCGGCACGTACGAGCGGCTTGACCGGCTCGGCGCGATGCTGGGCGACGGTCTGGCCGCCGCCGCCGCCGCTCACGGCATTCCGCTGACGATCAACCGTATTCGCGGCGCGCTGTCGACTCACTTCTGTGCGCATCCGGTCACGAACTACGAGGAGGCGCAGCTGTCGGACAGCGAGCAGTTCGCCGCGTTCTTCAGGCTGATGCTGGCGAAGGGCATATGCCTCGCTCCTTCCAAGTATGAGGCGTGGTTTCTGACCACCGCTCATACCGAGGACGATATTCGGGCTACCCTTGCCGCTGCGGATGCTGCCTTCGGACAGCTTGTCCGCGGATGA
- a CDS encoding ATP-binding cassette domain-containing protein: MSLAIDVHQLRKEFKVQKNREGLSGALRDLFNREYSHVTAVKDISFQIPQGEICGYIGENGAGKSTTIKMLTGILVPTAGDIRVNGYIPHKEREAFVRGIGVVFGQRSQLWWDLGVIESFQLLKKVYRVPEADYRARMDELVHHLQLEELLNRPVRKLSLGQRMRCELAASLIHNPSILFLDEPTIGLDIVVKTEIREFLKSLNRRFGTTILLTTHDLQDIEALCSRVIMLDDGRIIYDGGLEELKERWGKGKEVILRFTSPITLEHLRGLTHGLDVEWSLDNELTAKVWIPQRAGGVSEVLGRVVGVLDIDDMKIVETNTDDIVREIYKSGSSDVKRKPAAEADQQEQEVTLHV; the protein is encoded by the coding sequence ATGTCACTGGCCATTGATGTGCACCAGCTGCGCAAGGAGTTCAAGGTGCAAAAAAACCGGGAGGGTCTGAGCGGCGCCCTTCGAGACTTATTCAATAGAGAGTATAGCCACGTTACGGCAGTGAAAGACATCAGCTTCCAAATTCCGCAGGGCGAAATATGCGGCTACATCGGCGAGAACGGTGCGGGCAAGTCGACGACGATCAAGATGCTCACGGGCATTCTCGTTCCGACCGCCGGAGACATACGTGTCAACGGCTACATCCCGCATAAGGAGCGGGAGGCGTTCGTGCGCGGCATCGGCGTCGTGTTCGGGCAGCGCAGCCAGCTGTGGTGGGACCTAGGGGTCATCGAATCGTTCCAGCTGCTCAAGAAGGTGTACCGCGTACCTGAAGCCGACTACCGCGCCCGCATGGACGAGCTCGTGCATCACCTGCAGCTGGAGGAGCTGCTGAATCGTCCAGTGCGCAAGCTCAGTCTCGGTCAACGGATGCGCTGTGAGCTGGCGGCGTCGCTGATCCATAACCCGTCTATCCTGTTCCTGGACGAGCCGACCATCGGTCTTGACATCGTTGTGAAGACGGAGATTCGCGAGTTCCTCAAGTCGTTGAACCGCCGATTCGGCACGACCATCCTGCTGACGACGCACGATCTGCAAGACATCGAGGCGCTCTGCTCCAGAGTCATCATGCTGGACGACGGGCGCATCATCTACGACGGCGGCCTTGAGGAGCTGAAGGAGCGCTGGGGCAAGGGCAAGGAGGTCATTCTCCGGTTCACCTCCCCGATCACGCTCGAGCATCTGCGCGGCTTAACGCACGGCCTCGACGTCGAATGGTCGCTCGACAACGAGCTGACGGCGAAGGTGTGGATTCCGCAGCGGGCAGGCGGTGTGTCCGAGGTGCTCGGCCGCGTCGTCGGCGTACTCGACATCGACGATATGAAGATCGTGGAGACGAATACCGACGACATCGTCCGGGAGATCTACAAGTCCGGCTCGTCTGACGTGAAGCGGAAGCCGGCGGCTGAAGCGGACCAGCAGGAACAGGAAGTGACGCTGCATGTCTAG
- a CDS encoding bifunctional 2-keto-4-hydroxyglutarate aldolase/2-keto-3-deoxy-6-phosphogluconate aldolase yields the protein MKKIKLLQQITEQGVVAVLRGDTPDEVVEMAEQSIAGGIKVIEVTMTVPFALQAIEKLAKKYSSTATDADKFAIIGVGTVLDPETARAAILSGSEFVVGPSLNPETVTLCNRYRVPIMPGVMTIQEIQKALELGVDVVKLFPGNLYSPAMIKAIKGPLPQANIMPTGGVSLSNLGEWIKAGAVAVGIGSDLTSDAVKTGDYSLVAKKAAQYIEAYRAAK from the coding sequence ATGAAAAAAATTAAGCTGCTTCAACAAATTACGGAGCAAGGTGTCGTAGCGGTACTTCGCGGCGATACACCAGATGAAGTTGTCGAAATGGCGGAGCAATCGATCGCTGGCGGTATTAAAGTTATCGAAGTGACGATGACCGTTCCGTTCGCTCTTCAAGCGATCGAGAAGCTGGCGAAGAAGTATTCTAGCACAGCAACGGACGCGGACAAGTTTGCAATTATCGGGGTAGGTACCGTGCTCGATCCGGAGACCGCTCGTGCTGCCATTCTGAGCGGCTCGGAGTTCGTCGTAGGCCCTTCGCTTAACCCGGAGACTGTGACGCTCTGTAACCGATACCGTGTGCCTATTATGCCAGGCGTCATGACGATCCAAGAGATCCAGAAGGCGCTTGAGCTCGGCGTCGATGTGGTCAAGCTGTTCCCGGGCAACCTGTACTCCCCAGCTATGATCAAGGCGATTAAGGGACCATTGCCGCAGGCGAACATTATGCCGACAGGCGGCGTATCGCTGAGCAACCTTGGCGAGTGGATCAAGGCAGGTGCGGTAGCTGTAGGTATCGGCTCCGACCTGACTAGCGATGCGGTGAAAACAGGCGATTACAGCCTGGTTGCGAAGAAGGCTGCTCAATACATCGAGGCGTACCGCGCGGCGAAGTAA
- a CDS encoding ABC-2 family transporter protein, with product MSSAYLEIIRIRFLMMLAYRVNYYSGIIIYALNIGAYYFLWKAIYGSKELLGGLTLTQMTTYVAVGWMARAFYFNNLDREIANEIKDGSVAIQFIRPYNYIVVKMMQGLGEGLFRLVLFSTPGMVIVWLLFRIELPTDPKLWAVFLVMLFFSFLINSQINIITGLCAFFLENNEGLMRLKRVAVDLFSGLVIPMSFFPGWAESVLKLLPFQAITYLPGKVFTGAVPEGAVYDGLLVQLLWFVLLLLPLVLLWRSARSRLFVQGG from the coding sequence ATGTCTAGCGCTTATCTCGAGATTATTCGCATCCGCTTCCTGATGATGCTGGCGTACCGGGTCAATTATTACAGCGGGATCATCATCTATGCGTTGAATATTGGAGCGTATTACTTCCTATGGAAGGCGATCTATGGCTCGAAGGAGCTGCTCGGCGGCTTGACGCTCACCCAGATGACGACGTACGTGGCGGTCGGCTGGATGGCGCGGGCGTTCTACTTCAACAATCTGGATCGCGAGATAGCCAATGAGATCAAGGATGGCAGCGTGGCGATCCAGTTCATCCGACCGTACAACTATATCGTGGTGAAGATGATGCAGGGACTCGGCGAAGGTCTGTTCCGCCTCGTCCTGTTCTCGACGCCGGGTATGGTCATCGTCTGGCTGCTGTTCCGCATCGAGCTGCCGACCGACCCGAAGCTATGGGCAGTATTCCTCGTCATGCTGTTCTTCAGCTTCCTGATCAATTCGCAGATTAACATCATTACTGGACTATGCGCGTTCTTCCTGGAAAATAACGAGGGGCTGATGCGGCTGAAGCGGGTTGCGGTCGACCTGTTCTCCGGACTCGTCATACCGATGTCGTTCTTCCCAGGCTGGGCGGAGTCGGTGCTGAAGCTGCTGCCGTTCCAGGCGATTACATATTTGCCGGGCAAGGTGTTCACAGGCGCGGTGCCGGAGGGGGCGGTCTACGACGGGTTGCTCGTGCAGCTGCTCTGGTTCGTTCTGCTGCTGCTACCGCTCGTCCTGCTGTGGCGCAGCGCCAGGTCGCGTCTGTTCGTGCAGGGAGGGTGA
- a CDS encoding sugar kinase, giving the protein MSTSTNNEPTQMFQPDVVTFGESMALMMPDNSKGIEYSSGFQSLFGGAESNVAIGVSRLGHRIGWFGRLGKDPFGRMIVKKIRGEGVDVSRVQLTAEAPTGLMLRETVSGKSSVYYYRKGSAASFMRPEHLDESYIAQAKYLHVTGITMALSESARETVREAVRMAKRNGVKVCFDPNLRLKLWSLDEAREVLLEVAKEADYFMPGLDELKLLYQTESFEEIIGRLKELPGVSIVKGGDNETYIVEGDSLTAVPYFKAEQVVDTVGAGDGFCAGFYAGLLKGYSLQEAVRLGNLIGCMVVQMEGDWEGIPTWEQVEAFLNNVQHVER; this is encoded by the coding sequence ATGAGCACATCAACGAATAACGAGCCAACCCAAATGTTTCAGCCGGATGTTGTGACCTTCGGCGAGTCGATGGCGCTGATGATGCCAGATAACTCCAAAGGTATTGAGTATTCCTCTGGCTTCCAGAGCTTGTTCGGCGGTGCAGAGAGCAATGTTGCGATCGGAGTATCGCGTCTGGGACACCGGATCGGCTGGTTCGGCCGACTGGGCAAGGACCCGTTCGGCCGCATGATTGTGAAGAAAATTCGCGGCGAAGGCGTCGATGTGTCCCGCGTACAGCTGACTGCTGAAGCGCCGACTGGCCTAATGCTTCGGGAGACCGTGTCGGGCAAGTCGTCTGTCTACTATTACCGCAAGGGCTCGGCTGCGAGCTTCATGCGTCCAGAGCATCTGGACGAAAGCTATATTGCGCAAGCAAAATATTTGCACGTGACCGGCATTACGATGGCGCTGAGTGAGTCTGCTCGTGAGACGGTTCGCGAGGCTGTGCGCATGGCGAAGCGGAACGGCGTGAAGGTGTGCTTCGATCCGAACCTTCGCCTGAAGCTGTGGTCGCTGGATGAAGCGCGTGAGGTGCTGCTTGAGGTGGCGAAGGAAGCCGACTACTTCATGCCGGGTCTTGATGAGCTGAAGCTGCTGTATCAGACGGAGAGCTTCGAGGAGATTATCGGCCGCTTGAAGGAGCTGCCTGGTGTGTCCATCGTGAAGGGCGGCGACAACGAGACGTACATCGTGGAAGGCGATTCGTTGACAGCGGTGCCGTACTTCAAGGCGGAGCAGGTTGTCGATACGGTAGGCGCCGGTGACGGCTTCTGCGCGGGGTTCTATGCAGGCCTCTTGAAGGGCTATTCGCTGCAGGAAGCAGTAAGACTTGGTAACTTAATCGGCTGCATGGTCGTACAGATGGAAGGCGATTGGGAAGGTATTCCGACCTGGGAGCAGGTTGAGGCGTTCCTGAACAACGTGCAGCACGTGGAGAGATAA
- a CDS encoding LCP family protein, whose translation MARTIRRLFTLSLVLVLAAIGYYTYGFVQFANNIQSKPETTKFSAISTKKTGGADTHAPPKWEGKERVNILLLGGDSRGLTKNEAPRSDSMMVVSVDPVTKKAVLFSILRDTYVKVPGHGGERINTALAIGGPNLAMKSAGELLGIPIQYYVYTDFEGFMALVDAMGGIELEVEKDMKYRDSVEPEYDIDLKKGVQHLNGKTALQYVRFRHDALSDFSRTERQRKFMAAVAQEMKSTGSLIRLPIILRSIDPYIETNLNTTDMLKLGALALEVKTEGMPSKQVPPAELLVEKRVGGAAVITASTDKLHRYVQDVFAGKDPFAKPEKTTSAAAAGNAGAGGASGAGSSTGAKK comes from the coding sequence ATGGCTCGAACGATCAGAAGACTATTCACCTTATCCCTTGTCCTCGTACTCGCGGCTATCGGCTATTATACATACGGCTTTGTGCAATTCGCGAACAACATTCAGAGTAAGCCGGAGACGACGAAGTTCTCTGCGATCAGCACGAAAAAAACAGGCGGCGCCGACACGCACGCCCCTCCGAAGTGGGAGGGCAAGGAGCGCGTCAACATTCTTCTGCTCGGCGGCGATTCGCGGGGGCTGACGAAGAACGAAGCGCCGCGCTCCGACTCCATGATGGTCGTCTCCGTTGACCCGGTGACGAAGAAGGCGGTGCTGTTCTCCATCCTTCGTGATACGTATGTGAAGGTGCCCGGTCACGGCGGGGAACGAATCAACACGGCGCTCGCCATCGGCGGCCCGAATCTGGCCATGAAGTCTGCCGGCGAATTGCTCGGTATTCCGATCCAATATTACGTATATACCGACTTCGAGGGCTTCATGGCGCTCGTCGACGCGATGGGCGGCATCGAGCTTGAGGTCGAGAAGGATATGAAGTACCGCGACTCCGTAGAGCCCGAATATGACATTGACCTGAAGAAGGGCGTCCAGCACCTGAACGGCAAAACGGCGCTGCAATACGTGCGCTTCCGTCACGACGCGCTCAGCGACTTCTCGCGTACCGAGCGGCAGCGCAAGTTCATGGCTGCCGTCGCCCAAGAGATGAAGTCGACCGGCTCGCTCATCCGTCTGCCGATCATTCTGCGCAGCATCGATCCGTATATCGAGACGAATCTGAACACGACCGATATGCTCAAGCTCGGCGCTCTGGCGCTTGAGGTGAAGACCGAGGGCATGCCGAGCAAGCAGGTGCCGCCTGCAGAGCTGCTCGTCGAGAAGCGCGTCGGCGGCGCGGCCGTCATTACGGCCAGCACCGACAAGCTGCATCGGTACGTGCAGGACGTCTTCGCAGGCAAGGACCCGTTCGCGAAGCCGGAGAAGACGACAAGTGCAGCGGCGGCAGGTAATGCTGGTGCGGGCGGTGCGAGCGGTGCGGGAAGCAGCACAGGTGCGAAGAAATAA
- a CDS encoding glutamate synthase-related protein — protein MRDEGRFQNLLATEHDSCGIICIIEKDGFPSRDNIKKTIDALVKLEHRSGFINGEGDGCGILTDIPRALWEKKLGEAGLDGKLAYDERFSVGHIFVPRKLSISVEEMQNGIRELFAQFDVNIILEQENQVDSSVLGPNGLNDEPTFWQIAAISEKPEVKVADHLFELHVAIEAKYNVHVATLSNVTAAYKVMGAASILPKYYNDTRDPLFAAQVTIGHNRYSTNTQSSFFRVQPFSLLGHNGEINTVKKMRVEADMVGVPLVDGGSDSQDMNRTIETFIHRHGLSLFEAMEIVFPPILNEMKLFRPEMQDLYVYYRQAWGHYAQGPAGIVSRYANECIFSVDALGLRPVWMVESETSLYFSSEQGVITVGDMVAEPKPIAPGEKIGVVLTPGEHVQVIPYHEVQGLVLERAKARVGFEGLSKHLHGWIPAVEAAASADIVPSDSIYSAFGWDRDGIQMIESTAETGAEPIRSLGHDSPHAALNPERTNIPDYIKESVAVVTNPAIDRDREMEHFSTRIVVGPRPQLYKALDPRPRIELLYPVVLEGSNGLESLAELKQPSFEQVKSLFSAEGSQAVATLSLTFGRGTSLQAALDQLAAQAVAAVRDGAMLLILDDSEAHQNDRLWMDPHLAVSKVDIALRAEKLGFGDNLRRQTTLVLRSAAIRNLHDIAVAVGLGADVLSPYLMFATASAKDGAPAARKVFSALMKGLEKVISTIGTHELRGYTRFFSSIGLKPELAEILDIVTYLGSDNAGTGFEVLEKDAEARYEDFTNPKAKASKNFRFFQRMWKALGDAASGAAPYTDYRDKLREEEKKNPISIRHIADFDMEKAHNEGRKPLNPADVNIGIGGHDLPVLISSMSFGSQNETAFRAYAEAGERLNMVTMNGEGGEIKDMLGRYKRTRGAQVASGRFGVNVELANAVAFLEIKIGQGAKPGEGGHLPGSKVTAKIALARNATIGSDLISPSNNHDIYSIEDLAQIISELKEASGRKAKIIVKIPVVPGVGTIAVGIAKAGADVITLSGFDGGTGAARIHSITHVGLPTEIGTKLAHLALIDAGLRHQVELWSDGGIKSGADVVKMFMLGANRVGFGSIAMQSIGCTTCRGCHLDTCHVGIATQIDSLGEAEEKGLRRFVPRVYDTAVESLVRLFSGIGQEIRDVVAALGFKDAQELVGRSDLLKQVSHLDRIDLSDLLRPAPLSFAAAKDAQEQAAAAVSSDIRIAAGAEGLDLFPESVSFDAPVERKWTNIDAESRILGSRYASHRVRDRFDGSYDELPPVNIAITEGSVPGNGLGAFNARGVDITVHGGAEDGVGKMAFGGKVAILKAPSKHKQFINGSVGKSFGYGAQKGLFLIQGNADTRACIRFSGADVVFGGEITAPLQDELGGLAARANLKGFAFEYMTNGRAVVLGDPGPWICAGMTGGVIYQRLVPEMGLDEAALQRRIAKGAKVKIEPIGQQSIKDLNELLTIYRDELAATGQAEAAAKIEYLLNNLQASFVRIAPVGLQADQSVATE, from the coding sequence ATGCGTGATGAAGGCCGCTTCCAGAACTTGCTCGCTACTGAACACGACAGCTGCGGCATCATTTGTATCATTGAGAAGGACGGATTTCCTTCAAGAGACAACATTAAGAAGACGATCGACGCCCTCGTTAAGTTGGAGCACCGCTCCGGATTTATTAACGGCGAAGGCGACGGCTGTGGTATTTTGACCGACATTCCACGCGCCCTGTGGGAGAAGAAGCTCGGCGAAGCTGGTCTTGACGGCAAGCTTGCCTACGATGAGCGCTTCTCGGTCGGACACATCTTCGTACCTCGCAAGCTGAGCATCTCGGTTGAAGAGATGCAGAACGGCATTCGCGAGCTGTTCGCACAATTCGATGTGAACATCATCCTCGAGCAGGAGAACCAGGTTGACAGCAGCGTCCTCGGTCCTAACGGTCTGAACGACGAGCCAACCTTCTGGCAGATCGCTGCGATTAGTGAGAAGCCTGAAGTGAAGGTGGCCGATCACCTGTTCGAGCTTCATGTAGCGATTGAAGCGAAATATAACGTGCACGTTGCAACTCTAAGCAATGTGACCGCTGCTTATAAAGTGATGGGTGCAGCCAGCATTCTTCCTAAATATTACAACGACACACGCGATCCGCTGTTCGCCGCTCAAGTAACGATCGGTCATAACCGTTACTCGACGAACACGCAATCGAGCTTCTTCCGCGTCCAGCCGTTCTCGCTGCTTGGTCATAACGGCGAGATCAACACGGTGAAGAAGATGCGTGTCGAGGCCGATATGGTCGGCGTACCGCTCGTAGACGGCGGCAGTGACTCGCAGGACATGAACCGTACGATCGAAACGTTCATTCACCGTCACGGTCTCAGCCTGTTCGAGGCCATGGAAATCGTATTCCCGCCGATCTTGAACGAGATGAAGCTGTTCCGTCCGGAAATGCAGGACCTCTACGTCTATTATCGTCAAGCATGGGGTCATTATGCACAAGGTCCGGCCGGTATCGTATCGCGCTATGCCAATGAGTGCATCTTCAGCGTAGACGCGCTCGGTCTTCGTCCGGTATGGATGGTGGAGAGCGAGACATCCCTGTACTTCTCCTCCGAGCAAGGCGTAATTACGGTTGGCGACATGGTAGCCGAGCCGAAGCCGATCGCTCCAGGTGAGAAGATCGGCGTTGTGCTAACACCAGGCGAACACGTACAAGTCATTCCTTATCATGAAGTACAAGGCCTTGTGCTGGAGCGTGCGAAGGCACGTGTCGGCTTCGAGGGCTTAAGCAAGCATCTGCACGGCTGGATTCCAGCTGTTGAAGCTGCAGCTTCCGCTGATATCGTTCCTTCCGACTCGATCTACAGCGCATTCGGCTGGGATCGCGACGGCATCCAGATGATCGAGTCGACAGCCGAGACAGGCGCTGAGCCGATTCGCTCGCTCGGTCATGACAGCCCGCATGCGGCATTGAACCCGGAGCGTACGAACATTCCGGATTATATTAAGGAAAGCGTAGCGGTTGTTACGAACCCTGCGATCGACCGTGACCGTGAGATGGAGCACTTCTCCACGCGTATCGTCGTAGGTCCTCGTCCACAGCTGTACAAGGCGCTTGACCCGCGTCCACGCATCGAGCTGCTGTATCCGGTTGTGCTGGAAGGCAGCAACGGCTTGGAATCTCTGGCCGAGCTGAAGCAGCCTAGCTTCGAGCAGGTGAAGTCTTTGTTCAGCGCTGAAGGCAGCCAAGCTGTTGCAACGCTGTCGCTCACATTCGGCCGCGGCACATCGCTGCAAGCCGCACTTGATCAGCTGGCCGCTCAAGCGGTAGCGGCTGTTCGCGATGGCGCGATGCTGCTCATCCTCGATGACAGTGAAGCGCATCAGAACGACCGTCTGTGGATGGATCCGCATTTGGCCGTATCGAAGGTCGACATCGCGCTTCGCGCGGAGAAGCTTGGCTTCGGCGACAACCTGCGCCGCCAGACGACACTCGTACTTCGCAGCGCTGCGATCCGCAACCTGCACGACATTGCGGTAGCGGTAGGTCTTGGAGCAGACGTGCTGTCTCCGTACCTGATGTTCGCGACAGCTTCGGCGAAGGACGGCGCTCCTGCCGCTCGCAAAGTATTCTCCGCTCTGATGAAGGGTCTGGAGAAGGTCATCTCGACGATCGGTACGCACGAGCTTCGCGGCTATACGCGCTTCTTCTCGTCGATCGGCTTGAAGCCTGAGCTGGCTGAAATTCTCGACATCGTCACTTACCTTGGCAGCGACAACGCTGGTACGGGCTTTGAGGTGCTGGAGAAGGATGCTGAAGCTCGTTACGAGGACTTCACGAACCCGAAGGCGAAGGCATCGAAGAACTTCCGCTTCTTCCAGCGTATGTGGAAGGCGCTCGGCGATGCAGCATCCGGTGCGGCTCCGTACACCGACTACCGCGACAAGCTGCGTGAAGAAGAGAAGAAGAACCCGATTTCGATCCGCCACATTGCGGATTTCGATATGGAGAAAGCACACAACGAAGGCCGCAAGCCGCTGAACCCTGCTGATGTGAACATCGGCATCGGCGGTCACGACCTGCCTGTACTCATCTCGTCCATGTCCTTCGGCTCGCAGAACGAGACCGCATTCCGTGCTTACGCGGAAGCCGGTGAGCGTCTGAACATGGTAACGATGAACGGTGAGGGCGGCGAAATTAAAGATATGCTCGGACGCTACAAGCGGACACGCGGCGCTCAGGTCGCTTCCGGACGCTTCGGTGTCAACGTTGAGCTCGCGAACGCAGTAGCGTTCCTGGAGATCAAGATCGGTCAAGGCGCGAAGCCGGGCGAAGGCGGTCACCTGCCAGGCTCCAAGGTAACAGCTAAGATCGCACTTGCCCGTAACGCAACGATCGGCTCTGACCTGATCTCGCCATCGAACAACCACGATATTTACTCGATCGAGGACTTGGCACAGATCATCTCCGAGCTGAAGGAAGCAAGCGGACGCAAGGCGAAGATCATCGTGAAGATTCCTGTCGTTCCAGGCGTTGGTACGATTGCAGTCGGTATCGCCAAGGCAGGAGCTGACGTGATCACATTGTCCGGCTTCGACGGCGGTACAGGTGCGGCTCGTATTCACTCGATCACACACGTTGGTCTTCCGACTGAGATCGGTACGAAGCTGGCTCACCTTGCGCTTATCGACGCAGGCTTGCGTCATCAGGTAGAGCTCTGGTCTGACGGCGGTATTAAGTCCGGTGCTGACGTTGTGAAGATGTTCATGCTCGGTGCGAACCGTGTCGGCTTCGGCTCGATCGCGATGCAGTCGATCGGTTGTACAACTTGCCGCGGCTGTCACCTTGACACATGTCACGTTGGTATTGCAACACAGATCGACTCGCTCGGGGAAGCAGAAGAGAAAGGTCTTCGCCGCTTCGTGCCTCGTGTATACGACACAGCGGTTGAATCGCTCGTTCGCTTGTTCAGCGGCATCGGTCAAGAAATTCGCGACGTCGTCGCAGCACTCGGCTTCAAGGATGCTCAAGAGCTTGTCGGCCGCTCCGACCTGTTGAAGCAAGTAAGCCACCTGGATCGCATCGACCTGTCCGACCTGCTTCGCCCAGCTCCGCTCTCCTTCGCAGCTGCGAAGGATGCTCAAGAGCAGGCTGCAGCAGCGGTGTCGTCCGATATCCGCATTGCAGCAGGCGCTGAGGGTCTGGATCTGTTCCCAGAGTCCGTCTCCTTCGACGCTCCAGTCGAGCGCAAGTGGACGAACATCGATGCTGAATCCCGTATTCTCGGCTCCCGCTATGCGAGCCATCGCGTTCGCGATCGCTTCGACGGCAGCTACGATGAGTTGCCTCCGGTCAACATCGCGATTACAGAAGGCTCCGTTCCAGGTAACGGACTTGGTGCCTTCAACGCTCGCGGCGTCGACATTACCGTACACGGCGGTGCTGAGGACGGCGTAGGTAAGATGGCATTCGGTGGTAAGGTGGCGATTCTGAAGGCGCCAAGCAAGCACAAGCAATTTATTAACGGCTCCGTTGGTAAGTCGTTCGGCTACGGTGCACAGAAGGGCTTGTTCCTGATTCAAGGTAACGCGGATACGCGTGCTTGCATCCGCTTCTCCGGCGCTGACGTCGTATTCGGCGGAGAGATTACAGCTCCTCTGCAGGATGAGCTGGGCGGTCTGGCCGCACGTGCGAACCTGAAGGGCTTCGCGTTCGAATATATGACGAACGGCCGTGCCGTCGTGCTCGGCGATCCAGGTCCGTGGATCTGCGCAGGTATGACTGGCGGTGTCATCTACCAGCGTCTTGTTCCAGAGATGGGTCTTGATGAGGCAGCACTACAGCGCCGTATTGCGAAGGGCGCGAAGGTGAAGATCGAGCCGATCGGTCAGCAGAGCATCAAGGACTTGAACGAGCTGCTCACTATTTACCGTGATGAGCTCGCAGCTACCGGTCAAGCGGAAGCTGCAGCGAAGATCGAATACTTGCTGAACAACCTGCAAGCGAGCTTCGTTCGTATCGCTCCTGTCGGCCTGCAGGCTGATCAGTCTGTAGCAACCGAATAG